A stretch of Myroides oncorhynchi DNA encodes these proteins:
- a CDS encoding cell division protein FtsQ: MKKLFKSIKWSDVRILLICGLLLFLYSFTNKRSKASEVSGISVVFKESEEHFVTTEEIRNLVKNKFPKTSEINRSVLDLNNLEKNVLKNELIRNADVYLTVDNKLIVDIWQKKAIGRVVDGDKNYYLDELGKRMPLSSNFSDRVPMVQGTVKANNEREIKEMLELINKDDFLKEDITGIIIEPKGTLMLVSRTNRFDILFGGFDEKELKLQNYKAFVQYLRRSSVEQDVYKYINLKFTQQVVCTK, translated from the coding sequence GTGAAAAAGTTGTTTAAAAGTATAAAATGGTCAGATGTTCGCATATTGCTTATATGTGGATTGTTACTGTTTTTATATTCTTTTACAAATAAACGTAGTAAGGCAAGTGAAGTGTCGGGTATCAGTGTTGTTTTTAAAGAAAGTGAAGAACACTTCGTAACTACTGAAGAAATTCGCAATTTGGTTAAAAATAAATTTCCAAAAACTTCCGAGATTAATAGAAGTGTTTTAGATTTGAATAATCTAGAGAAAAATGTACTGAAAAATGAATTAATCAGAAATGCAGATGTTTATTTGACAGTAGATAATAAACTAATCGTTGATATTTGGCAAAAAAAAGCAATAGGAAGAGTCGTAGACGGTGATAAAAATTACTATCTTGATGAATTAGGAAAGAGGATGCCATTGTCATCAAATTTCTCGGACAGAGTCCCAATGGTGCAAGGGACAGTGAAAGCGAATAATGAGAGAGAAATCAAGGAAATGCTAGAGTTAATAAACAAAGACGATTTTTTAAAAGAAGATATAACTGGTATTATAATAGAACCTAAAGGAACTTTAATGTTAGTGAGTCGTACTAATCGCTTTGATATTCTTTTTGGTGGGTTTGACGAGAAAGAATTAAAGCTACAGAATTACAAGGCTTTTGTACAGTATTTGAGAAGATCGAGTGTAGAGCAAGATGTGTACAAGTACATAAACCTTAAGTTTACCCAACAAGTGGTATGCACTAAATAG
- the murC gene encoding UDP-N-acetylmuramate--L-alanine ligase — protein MELNKIKSVFFIGIGGIGMSALARYFKFLGKNVGGYDKTPTQLTDELVEAGIDIHFEDNLDLVDAVYKDKETTLVVVTPAIPKSHSEWNYYINEGFDIRKRSEVLGLITKDTYCFAVAGTHGKTTTTSILGHLLFQAKVDVTAFVGGVVENYQTNLIGSGTTVTVVEADEFDRSFLRLYPDTACITSTEADHLDIFGTAEEMLVAFNDFANKVEDKTKFFKTECVDLDGIKVGFGEDCSYKIENIRIDNGWYIFDIITPKERIVNVRFGLPGRHNLSNALVAFAMAYTYGVDPKVLVEGLESFQGVRRRFSYKIRRDNFIYIDDYAHHPTEILAVSQAVHELYGDKKVVAVFQPHLYSRTKDFMNEFASALSTFEHVVLLDIYPARELPIEGVTSTALLEGVTSKVKVVLQKEELVPYLRASNAELVLTIGAGDLGEMVEDIKKGLE, from the coding sequence ATGGAATTAAATAAGATAAAGAGCGTTTTTTTTATAGGCATAGGTGGTATCGGTATGAGTGCCTTGGCTCGTTATTTTAAATTTTTAGGCAAGAATGTTGGTGGATATGATAAAACGCCAACTCAATTAACAGATGAATTAGTAGAAGCAGGTATTGATATTCACTTTGAGGATAATCTTGACCTAGTTGATGCAGTATATAAAGATAAGGAGACAACCTTAGTGGTAGTAACTCCTGCCATTCCAAAATCACATAGTGAATGGAATTATTATATTAATGAAGGGTTTGATATTCGTAAACGTTCTGAGGTTTTAGGATTAATAACGAAAGATACCTATTGCTTTGCAGTTGCTGGTACACATGGTAAAACGACTACAACTAGTATTCTAGGACACTTGTTGTTCCAAGCGAAAGTTGATGTTACTGCATTCGTAGGCGGGGTAGTTGAGAATTATCAGACAAACTTAATTGGGAGTGGAACTACTGTTACCGTAGTGGAAGCTGATGAGTTTGATCGTTCATTCTTAAGATTGTATCCTGATACAGCGTGTATTACTTCTACAGAGGCTGACCATCTTGATATATTTGGTACAGCAGAGGAAATGTTAGTTGCATTTAATGATTTTGCTAATAAAGTAGAAGACAAAACGAAGTTTTTTAAGACAGAATGTGTTGACTTAGATGGTATCAAAGTTGGATTTGGAGAAGATTGTAGTTATAAGATTGAGAATATTCGTATAGATAACGGTTGGTATATCTTTGATATAATAACACCAAAAGAAAGAATTGTAAATGTTCGTTTTGGATTACCAGGGAGACATAATTTATCTAATGCTTTAGTAGCTTTTGCCATGGCATATACTTATGGAGTAGATCCAAAAGTACTAGTTGAAGGCTTAGAGAGTTTTCAAGGAGTTAGAAGACGTTTTTCTTATAAGATAAGAAGAGATAACTTTATCTATATAGATGATTATGCACATCATCCTACAGAGATTTTAGCTGTAAGCCAAGCTGTGCATGAGTTATATGGAGATAAGAAGGTGGTGGCAGTATTTCAACCACATTTATACAGTCGTACGAAAGACTTTATGAATGAGTTTGCTTCAGCACTATCTACTTTTGAGCATGTAGTTCTTCTGGATATTTATCCTGCTAGAGAATTGCCTATAGAAGGAGTTACATCAACAGCATTGCTAGAAGGAGTTACTTCTAAAGTTAAGGTAGTTCTACAGAAAGAAGAATTAGTACCTTATTTAAGGGCATCGAATGCTGAGTTAGTATTGACGATAGGAGCAGGTGATTTAGGAGAAATGGTAGAAGATATAAAAAAGGGATTGGAATAA
- a CDS encoding CBS domain-containing protein — protein sequence MTKNVQVSNIMAKDVVKLNLTDSLTDAEKLFKDFRIKHLPVISGGKLVGMLSYTDLIRISLAETTDEDDEVVDMTVYNMFSIEQVMVKDVITIQADLSVRDAAEIIMEKGFRSLPVMEGNVLIGMLTSTDLIKYLIKQCDKE from the coding sequence ATGACAAAGAATGTTCAAGTTTCTAATATTATGGCTAAGGATGTTGTCAAATTAAATTTGACTGATTCATTGACAGATGCAGAAAAATTGTTCAAGGATTTTAGAATTAAACATTTGCCAGTTATTTCAGGAGGTAAATTAGTAGGAATGTTAAGTTATACTGATTTAATAAGAATTAGCTTGGCAGAAACGACAGACGAAGATGATGAAGTTGTTGATATGACTGTATATAATATGTTCTCTATAGAACAAGTTATGGTTAAAGATGTAATAACAATTCAAGCAGATTTAAGTGTTCGGGATGCGGCAGAAATAATTATGGAAAAAGGATTTAGATCGTTGCCTGTAATGGAAGGTAATGTCTTAATAGGTATGCTTACGAGTACGGATTTAATTAAGTACTTGATTAAGCAGTGTGATAAGGAATAA
- the ftsA gene encoding cell division protein FtsA has protein sequence MEKENIAVGLDIGTTKIVAMIGKKNEYGKLEILGLGKAKSLGVKRGVVNNITQTIQSIQNAVTDAESAAGYKIKNVVVGIAGQHIRSIQHSDYISRDNPDEVIGDKDIEQLITQVQKLSMLPGEEIIHVLPQEFKIDGEPGIKEPIGMYGSRLEAVFHVVVGQAALIKNAGRCIKDAGLELSGITLEPLASAEAVLSQEEKEAGVALIDIGGGTTDLAIFKDGIIRHTAVVPFGGNVITEDIKEGCSIIERQAEILKVKFGSAWPGENKDNEIVSIPGLRGKEPKEISLKNLSKIIHARVEEIVQLVFSEIKSYGYENPQKKLIAGIVLTGGGSELKHIKQLVEYITGIDTRIGYPNEHLAGDSNLEISSPLYATAVGLVMESERHQIKGAVSLEDIAKEHKAPEVVVSNVNHIEPVIEHKAESHDPLETISSDRTKVSEEPKEKEFRSPTAEKFESNFFGTFFRKIKDFIEKQE, from the coding sequence ATGGAAAAAGAAAATATAGCTGTAGGTTTAGACATTGGGACAACTAAGATTGTAGCAATGATCGGAAAGAAAAACGAATACGGTAAACTAGAAATTTTAGGATTAGGAAAAGCTAAAAGTCTAGGAGTAAAAAGAGGTGTAGTTAATAATATAACACAGACTATTCAGTCTATTCAAAATGCGGTGACAGATGCTGAGTCTGCTGCAGGGTATAAGATAAAGAATGTCGTTGTGGGTATAGCAGGACAACACATCCGAAGTATTCAACATAGTGATTACATAAGTAGAGATAATCCCGATGAAGTAATTGGTGATAAAGATATTGAGCAATTAATTACTCAAGTTCAAAAGCTAAGCATGCTTCCTGGAGAAGAAATTATACATGTACTTCCGCAAGAATTTAAAATTGATGGTGAACCTGGTATTAAGGAGCCTATCGGAATGTATGGAAGTAGACTAGAGGCAGTATTTCATGTAGTAGTAGGTCAAGCAGCTTTGATTAAGAATGCTGGTAGATGTATTAAAGATGCTGGATTAGAGCTTTCGGGGATCACCTTAGAGCCTTTAGCATCAGCAGAAGCTGTCTTAAGTCAAGAAGAAAAAGAAGCAGGAGTAGCGCTTATCGATATAGGTGGTGGTACAACTGATTTGGCAATTTTTAAAGATGGAATCATTCGTCATACAGCTGTAGTACCATTCGGAGGTAATGTTATTACAGAGGATATTAAAGAAGGATGTTCTATCATTGAACGTCAAGCAGAGATTCTTAAAGTTAAGTTTGGTTCTGCATGGCCAGGTGAGAATAAAGATAATGAAATAGTATCAATACCTGGATTAAGAGGAAAAGAGCCTAAAGAAATATCTTTAAAGAACCTTTCTAAAATTATTCATGCTCGTGTAGAAGAAATAGTGCAATTGGTCTTTTCTGAAATTAAAAGCTATGGATATGAGAATCCTCAAAAGAAATTAATAGCTGGTATTGTATTAACTGGAGGTGGTTCTGAGCTAAAACATATTAAGCAATTAGTTGAATATATTACAGGTATAGATACCCGTATTGGATATCCAAATGAACATTTAGCAGGAGATTCTAATTTAGAAATATCTAGCCCATTATATGCAACAGCAGTTGGATTAGTAATGGAAAGTGAAAGACATCAAATTAAAGGAGCTGTGTCTTTAGAAGATATTGCAAAAGAGCATAAAGCTCCTGAGGTAGTGGTTTCTAATGTTAATCACATAGAACCAGTGATAGAGCATAAAGCAGAATCACATGATCCACTAGAAACTATTAGTTCTGATAGAACTAAAGTGTCTGAAGAACCAAAAGAAAAAGAATTTAGATCGCCAACGGCAGAAAAATTTGAATCTAATTTCTTTGGTACTTTTTTTAGAAAAATTAAAGATTTTATTGAAAAGCAAGAATAA
- a CDS encoding polyribonucleotide nucleotidyltransferase: MIPKVTKEIIDLGDGRSISIETGKLAKQADGSVVVRMGDCMLLATAVSARTANPGIDFLPLTVDYREKFAAAGRFPGGFFKREARPSDQEVLTMRLVDRCLRPLFPDDYHAETQVMIQLMSHDENVMPDALAGLAASAALAVSDIPFYTSISEVRVARVDGQFIINPSRAQLDVSDLDMMIGASKDSVCMVEGEMREISEQDMIDAIKFAHDAIKVQVEAQEKMRAALGLTYREYEPEATDAEVEKIVNDAAYAKLYEIASHASGKSERGEKFAEVYDEVKALFSEEDLAEKGELISTYFKKTQKEAVRNLILDQNIRLDGRKTTEIRPIWSEVDYLPSVHGSSIFTRGETQALATVTLGTSRDANIIDLPSEQGEDRFYLHYNFPPFSTGEARPLRGTSRREVGHGNLAQRALKNMIPADCPYTIRLVSEVLESNGSSSMATVCAGTLALMDAGIQMEKPVSGIAMGLISDAKTGRWAVLSDILGDEDHLGDMDFKVTGTRDGITACQMDIKIDGLAYEILEQALKQALDGRMHILGLLEETIAVPNPTVKPKAPKIVTVTIPKDFIGAVIGPGGKNIQALQAETGTTIVINEEGDFGIIEILGTDPDGMAKAIAAIDNTTFAPVEGETYHVKVVKMLDFGAVVEFVPGKETLLHVSELDWKRIENVSDVLKMGDLLDVKYMGIDPKTKKAKVSRKALMPRPPREEKKDDAPKQENK; encoded by the coding sequence ATGATTCCTAAGGTAACTAAAGAAATTATCGATTTAGGAGATGGCCGTAGCATCTCTATCGAAACTGGAAAATTAGCGAAGCAAGCAGATGGTTCTGTAGTTGTTCGTATGGGAGACTGTATGCTTTTAGCTACAGCTGTATCAGCGAGAACTGCGAACCCTGGTATTGACTTTCTTCCTTTAACTGTAGATTACAGAGAAAAATTTGCTGCTGCTGGACGTTTTCCAGGAGGCTTTTTTAAACGTGAGGCTCGTCCGAGTGATCAAGAGGTGTTAACAATGCGTTTAGTAGACCGTTGTTTACGTCCATTGTTCCCAGATGATTATCACGCTGAAACACAGGTTATGATTCAATTAATGTCTCATGACGAAAATGTAATGCCTGATGCATTAGCTGGTTTAGCTGCTTCTGCGGCTCTTGCTGTATCAGATATTCCATTCTATACTTCTATATCAGAAGTTAGAGTTGCTCGTGTAGACGGACAATTCATAATTAACCCTTCTAGAGCACAGTTAGATGTTTCTGATCTTGATATGATGATCGGAGCTTCTAAAGATTCTGTATGTATGGTAGAAGGTGAGATGAGAGAGATCTCTGAACAAGATATGATTGATGCAATTAAGTTTGCTCATGATGCTATTAAAGTACAAGTAGAAGCTCAAGAAAAAATGCGTGCTGCTTTAGGACTTACTTACCGTGAGTACGAACCAGAAGCAACGGATGCTGAAGTTGAGAAAATAGTTAATGATGCAGCTTATGCTAAATTATACGAAATTGCTTCTCATGCTAGTGGTAAAAGCGAGCGTGGTGAGAAATTCGCTGAAGTATATGATGAAGTGAAAGCTTTGTTCTCTGAAGAAGATTTAGCTGAAAAAGGTGAACTAATCAGTACTTACTTTAAGAAGACTCAAAAAGAGGCTGTACGTAACCTTATTTTAGATCAAAACATTCGTCTTGATGGTCGTAAGACTACTGAGATTCGTCCTATCTGGAGTGAAGTAGATTACTTACCTTCTGTACATGGATCGTCTATCTTTACACGTGGAGAAACTCAAGCATTAGCGACAGTTACTTTAGGTACATCAAGAGATGCTAATATAATTGACTTGCCAAGTGAGCAAGGAGAGGATAGATTCTACTTACACTATAACTTCCCTCCGTTCTCAACAGGTGAAGCTAGACCATTAAGAGGAACTTCTCGTAGAGAGGTAGGTCATGGTAACTTAGCACAACGTGCTTTGAAAAATATGATTCCTGCTGACTGTCCTTATACTATTCGTTTAGTATCTGAAGTATTAGAATCTAACGGTTCGTCTTCTATGGCAACTGTTTGTGCTGGTACATTAGCATTAATGGATGCAGGTATTCAAATGGAAAAACCAGTTTCTGGTATTGCTATGGGGTTAATCTCAGATGCGAAAACTGGACGTTGGGCTGTATTGTCTGATATCTTAGGAGATGAAGATCACTTAGGAGATATGGACTTTAAAGTTACTGGTACAAGAGATGGTATCACTGCATGTCAGATGGATATAAAAATCGACGGATTAGCTTACGAAATCTTAGAGCAAGCGTTAAAACAAGCTCTTGATGGACGTATGCACATTCTTGGATTATTAGAAGAAACGATCGCAGTTCCAAATCCTACAGTTAAACCTAAAGCTCCGAAAATTGTTACTGTTACAATTCCTAAAGACTTTATTGGTGCTGTTATCGGACCTGGAGGTAAGAATATTCAAGCTCTTCAGGCAGAAACAGGAACTACTATCGTGATTAACGAAGAGGGAGATTTCGGTATTATTGAAATACTTGGTACTGATCCAGACGGTATGGCTAAAGCTATTGCTGCTATCGATAACACAACTTTCGCTCCAGTAGAGGGTGAGACTTACCATGTTAAAGTAGTTAAGATGCTTGATTTTGGTGCTGTAGTAGAATTCGTACCAGGAAAAGAGACTTTACTTCATGTATCTGAGTTAGATTGGAAACGCATTGAGAATGTATCTGATGTGTTGAAAATGGGTGATTTACTTGATGTTAAATACATGGGTATTGATCCTAAAACGAAAAAAGCAAAAGTATCTCGTAAAGCTTTAATGCCTCGTCCTCCTAGAGAAGAGAAAAAAGACGACGCTCCAAAGCAAGAAAATAAATAA
- the rpsO gene encoding 30S ribosomal protein S15: MYLSKEKKAEIFVQHGGKAENTGSAEGQIALFTFRISHLTEHLKRNRKDYNTERSLVLLVGKRRRLLDYLKNTEINRYREIIKELNIRK, encoded by the coding sequence ATGTATTTATCAAAAGAGAAAAAAGCTGAGATCTTCGTACAACACGGAGGAAAAGCTGAGAACACTGGTTCTGCTGAAGGACAAATTGCTTTGTTTACATTCAGAATTTCACATTTAACTGAGCACTTAAAAAGAAATCGTAAAGATTATAATACTGAGCGTTCATTAGTTCTTTTAGTTGGTAAAAGAAGAAGACTTCTTGACTACTTAAAGAATACAGAAATTAACAGATACCGTGAGATTATCAAAGAATTGAATATTAGAAAATAA
- the murG gene encoding undecaprenyldiphospho-muramoylpentapeptide beta-N-acetylglucosaminyltransferase yields the protein MKHTPRVILSGGGTGGHIYPAIAIANEIKSRYPDAEILFVGAENKMEMQKVPQAGYKIEGLWISGIQRKLTIDNLAFPFKLISSLWKSSKIIKRFKPDVVIGTGGFASGAVVKVAAGKGIPTLIQEQNSFPGITNKLLGKKANKICVAYDNLGRFFPESKIIKTGNPVRSGLLNVGSNKEEGILSFGLEVNRPILLVLGGSLGARRINQLIEDNLEEIRSKNIQVIWQCGKLYYDEYKKYQTEDVRVFAFIEKMNLAYGIADYVISRAGASSISELALVGKPVIFIPSPNVAEDHQTKNAMSIVNEEGAILIKEAELKEKFLPTFSALVENKDLQMKLGTNFRKLGLPNATSDIVDQVEAIMKK from the coding sequence ATGAAACATACACCAAGAGTAATATTAAGCGGTGGAGGTACAGGAGGACATATATATCCTGCGATAGCTATTGCTAATGAAATAAAGAGTAGGTATCCTGATGCAGAGATTTTATTCGTAGGTGCAGAGAATAAGATGGAGATGCAGAAGGTTCCACAAGCTGGATATAAGATTGAAGGATTGTGGATATCGGGTATCCAAAGAAAACTAACTATTGACAACTTAGCATTTCCTTTTAAGCTTATAAGTAGTTTATGGAAGTCTAGTAAAATAATAAAGAGGTTTAAGCCTGATGTAGTTATTGGAACAGGTGGTTTTGCGAGTGGTGCTGTTGTAAAAGTAGCAGCAGGAAAGGGAATACCAACCCTAATACAAGAACAAAACTCTTTTCCAGGAATAACAAATAAGTTGTTAGGAAAGAAGGCAAATAAGATATGTGTAGCTTATGACAACTTGGGAAGATTCTTTCCAGAGTCAAAGATTATAAAGACAGGTAACCCTGTCAGAAGTGGTTTATTGAATGTGGGTTCTAATAAAGAAGAAGGGATTCTTTCTTTTGGATTAGAAGTGAATAGACCTATTCTTTTAGTATTAGGAGGAAGTCTAGGAGCACGCAGAATAAATCAACTAATAGAAGATAATTTAGAAGAGATTAGGAGTAAGAATATTCAGGTAATCTGGCAATGTGGAAAGCTTTATTACGATGAGTATAAAAAGTATCAGACAGAAGATGTACGAGTATTTGCTTTCATAGAAAAGATGAATCTAGCATATGGTATAGCAGATTATGTAATCTCTAGAGCAGGAGCTTCTTCTATTTCTGAGTTAGCATTAGTGGGAAAACCAGTGATATTTATCCCGTCTCCTAATGTTGCTGAAGACCATCAAACGAAGAATGCGATGAGCATTGTGAATGAAGAGGGAGCTATATTAATAAAAGAAGCTGAATTAAAAGAAAAGTTTCTACCAACGTTTAGTGCGTTAGTAGAGAATAAGGATTTACAGATGAAATTAGGTACTAACTTTAGAAAGTTAGGGTTGCCAAACGCAACAAGTGATATTGTAGATCAAGTAGAAGCAATAATGAAGAAATAG
- a CDS encoding GAF domain-containing protein yields the protein MNDLYQALLIEAKKILGLSDLRVEERLKKICVLLHEQISYYDWVGFYFAFHDKQELYLGPYSGPETDHTVIPFGKGICGQVAVSNETFLVEDVTAQDNYIACSITVKSEIVVPLFVNGVNIGQIDIDSNQINAFTPEDQLFLEELNSYISCLYV from the coding sequence ATGAATGATTTATATCAAGCGCTCTTAATTGAAGCAAAAAAGATACTAGGATTAAGTGATCTAAGAGTGGAAGAACGATTAAAAAAGATTTGTGTTCTTTTACATGAGCAGATTTCTTATTACGACTGGGTTGGATTTTACTTTGCATTTCATGATAAACAGGAGCTTTATTTAGGACCATATTCAGGACCAGAAACAGATCATACTGTAATACCTTTCGGTAAAGGTATATGTGGACAGGTTGCTGTGAGTAATGAGACATTCCTAGTAGAAGATGTTACGGCTCAAGATAACTATATAGCATGTAGTATTACTGTTAAGTCGGAGATAGTTGTGCCTCTTTTTGTTAATGGTGTTAATATCGGGCAGATAGATATTGATTCTAATCAAATTAACGCATTTACACCTGAAGATCAATTGTTTTTAGAAGAGTTAAATAGCTATATATCATGTCTTTATGTTTGA
- the ftsZ gene encoding cell division protein FtsZ: MENTDFGGIKFDLPKNQSNVIKVIGVGGGGSNAINHMFQQGIKGVDFIVCNTDSQALENSPVPTKIQLGVNLTEGLGAGANPEVGQQSALESIEDIEKMLDTNTKMVFITAGMGGGTGTGAAPVIAQLSKERDILTVGIVTIPFQFEGKVRQDQALKGVERLRKQVDSLVVINNNKLREVYGNLGFKAGFSKADEVLSTAARGIAEVITHHYTQNIDLKDAKTVLSDSGTAIMGSATASGETRAKDAIVDALDSPLLNDNKISGAKNVLLLIVSGANEITIDEIGEINDHIQTEAGHNANIIMGVGEDESLGDAISVTIIATGFNIEQQKNIVTTGEPSKIIHVLEGEQKLEHNLLQVTTEPFGYSSPDEPLSKVTSALVNEEEIDDEVDKITVHQLGDFDDSDESDNYDFSDAGFEITPGTESTEKVREANGLDVFFEIVTPAEEVKKNINISEEQILTKTKDIRDINVVDPEFVIVNVAKQPESFLSQKVPTSAPVVYHLEEEEIVEIKAKAAYSGEIKVGQNISTPKEEIIMFSLEDYTDKESELASAKPINMHQDEIEDEFKFSIKSDEIAPTVDTVVSAVEEDLDEVNPIEMSIEEFTLKSRAAERRKKMKEFNYKFNNTNNQLSELEKEPAYKRSGVDLNETEDTSTKSRITFGLDSNNDGQLRSNNSYLHDNVD; the protein is encoded by the coding sequence ATGGAGAATACAGATTTTGGAGGAATAAAGTTTGATTTACCTAAAAATCAATCAAACGTTATCAAAGTAATAGGTGTAGGAGGTGGTGGAAGTAATGCTATTAATCACATGTTCCAACAAGGAATTAAAGGTGTGGATTTTATAGTGTGTAATACTGACTCTCAAGCATTAGAAAATAGTCCAGTTCCAACGAAAATTCAGTTAGGGGTTAATCTTACTGAAGGTTTAGGTGCTGGAGCTAATCCAGAAGTAGGCCAACAGTCTGCTTTAGAAAGCATAGAGGATATTGAGAAGATGCTTGATACTAATACTAAGATGGTGTTCATCACTGCTGGTATGGGTGGAGGTACTGGTACAGGTGCTGCTCCAGTAATTGCTCAATTATCTAAAGAACGCGATATTCTAACAGTTGGTATTGTAACTATTCCTTTTCAATTTGAAGGAAAAGTTAGACAAGACCAAGCCTTAAAAGGTGTAGAACGTTTGCGTAAGCAGGTTGATTCATTAGTGGTTATCAATAATAATAAGTTACGTGAAGTATATGGTAATTTAGGATTCAAAGCCGGTTTCTCCAAAGCCGACGAAGTCTTATCTACTGCAGCGCGTGGGATAGCGGAAGTTATTACACACCACTATACTCAGAATATTGACTTAAAAGATGCTAAGACAGTATTATCGGATAGTGGTACAGCTATAATGGGATCTGCTACAGCTTCAGGCGAAACTAGAGCTAAGGATGCTATTGTAGATGCATTAGATTCTCCATTGTTAAATGATAATAAAATTAGCGGAGCTAAGAACGTATTGTTGTTAATCGTTTCAGGAGCTAATGAAATTACAATTGACGAAATAGGAGAAATCAATGATCATATTCAGACTGAGGCTGGTCATAATGCTAACATTATCATGGGGGTTGGTGAAGACGAATCTTTAGGTGATGCTATTTCTGTAACTATAATTGCTACAGGATTTAACATTGAGCAACAAAAAAATATTGTTACAACAGGTGAACCAAGCAAAATTATTCATGTCCTAGAAGGTGAACAAAAATTAGAACATAATCTATTGCAGGTGACAACTGAGCCATTTGGCTATTCTTCTCCAGATGAACCTTTGTCTAAAGTAACAAGTGCTTTAGTAAACGAAGAGGAAATTGATGACGAAGTAGATAAAATCACTGTTCATCAATTAGGAGATTTTGATGATAGTGATGAAAGTGATAATTATGATTTTAGTGATGCTGGTTTTGAAATAACTCCAGGAACAGAGAGCACTGAGAAAGTAAGAGAAGCTAATGGATTAGATGTTTTTTTTGAAATAGTTACACCTGCAGAAGAGGTAAAAAAAAATATTAATATTTCAGAAGAACAAATTTTAACAAAAACTAAGGATATTCGTGATATTAATGTTGTTGATCCTGAGTTTGTTATTGTAAATGTAGCAAAACAACCTGAATCTTTCTTATCTCAAAAAGTACCTACAAGTGCACCTGTAGTCTATCATTTAGAAGAGGAAGAAATAGTTGAGATTAAGGCTAAAGCAGCGTATTCTGGAGAAATTAAGGTAGGACAAAATATAAGTACTCCTAAAGAAGAGATTATTATGTTCTCTTTAGAAGATTATACTGATAAAGAGTCTGAATTAGCATCGGCTAAGCCAATTAATATGCACCAGGATGAGATAGAGGATGAATTTAAATTTTCTATTAAATCTGACGAGATTGCACCAACTGTTGATACAGTTGTAAGCGCTGTAGAAGAGGATTTAGATGAAGTAAATCCTATAGAAATGAGCATAGAAGAATTTACTTTAAAAAGTCGTGCTGCTGAACGAAGAAAAAAAATGAAGGAGTTTAATTACAAATTCAATAATACAAACAATCAATTATCAGAGTTAGAGAAAGAACCTGCATACAAACGCAGTGGTGTAGATTTAAATGAGACTGAAGATACTAGTACTAAATCAAGAATTACTTTTGGTCTGGATAGTAATAATGACGGACAATTGAGATCTAATAACTCTTATTTGCATGATAATGTAGATTAG
- a CDS encoding GatB/YqeY domain-containing protein yields the protein MSLQSKIMDAIKDAMKAKNTVALEALRAVKSELLLAQTQSGAQTDLTEEEEIKILQKLVKQRKDSANIFSTQNRNDLAEPEIAQAAIIEQFLPEQLSEAEVQKIIGEIISKGGFSGMSSMGQVMGIATKELAGKADGKTISSVVKSLLS from the coding sequence ATGAGTTTACAATCAAAGATAATGGATGCTATAAAAGATGCGATGAAAGCGAAAAACACAGTCGCTTTAGAAGCATTAAGAGCAGTAAAGTCAGAGTTATTATTAGCTCAAACTCAATCAGGAGCACAAACTGATCTTACAGAGGAAGAAGAGATAAAGATTCTTCAGAAATTAGTAAAACAAAGAAAAGATAGTGCTAATATTTTTTCAACGCAAAATAGAAATGATTTAGCAGAACCTGAAATTGCTCAGGCGGCTATTATAGAACAATTTTTGCCAGAGCAGTTATCAGAAGCAGAAGTTCAAAAAATAATTGGAGAGATAATTAGTAAAGGCGGTTTTAGTGGCATGTCTTCTATGGGACAAGTGATGGGAATCGCAACTAAAGAGTTGGCTGGTAAAGCTGATGGAAAAACTATCTCTTCCGTAGTAAAATCACTATTATCTTAA